From a region of the Salvelinus namaycush isolate Seneca chromosome 40, SaNama_1.0, whole genome shotgun sequence genome:
- the LOC120033521 gene encoding mitogen-activated protein kinase kinase kinase kinase 4-like isoform X2, with amino-acid sequence MANDSPAKSLVEIDLASLRDPAGIFELVEVVGNGTYGQVYKGRHVKTGQLAAIKVMDVTEDEEEEIKLEINMLKKYSHHRNIATYYGAFIKKSPPGHDDQLWLVMEFCGAGSITDLVKNTKGNQLKEDWIAYISREILRGLAHLHAHHVIHRDIKGQNVLLTENAEVKLVDFGVSAQLDRTVGRRNTFIGTPYWMAPEVIACDENPEATYDYRSDLWSTGITAIEMAEGAPPLCDMHPMRALFLIPRNPPPRLKSKKWSKKFCSFIEGSLVKNYNQRPPTEQLLKHPFIRDQPNERQVRIHLKDHIDRTKKKRGEKDETEYEYSGSEEEEEDAGEQEGEPSSIVNMPGESTLRKDFIRLQQENKERSEALRRQQLLQEQQLREQEEYKRQLLAERQKRIEQQKEQRRRLEEQQRREREMRRQQEREQRRREQEEKRRMEEMERRRKEDDERRRAEEEKRRSDREQEYIRRQLEEEQRHLEILQQQLLHEQAMLLADERFRKNIQGSPQTAPPTKQPPVPPRSEPFSNGSSSSESVPPAMHRPMEPQVQWSHLAALKSSSAAPPPVVSRSHSFSEPAVPSFAHLHLRSQEPHNHHLHPSAAAPSAARTDPQPLASGPSDEVPPRVPVRTTSRSPVLSRRDSPLQASAPPSNQAVQRNAGSNAEPRLLWDRVEKLVPRPGSGSSSGSSSSQAGSGERFRARSSSKSEGSPLQRPDNAAKKPDDKKDFARPNRPADLTALAKELRAVEDVRPPNKVTDYSSSSEESGTTDEDDDEEVDQDAADESTSGAEDTRAGRGLSNGETASLKTLLAHDDSENDLTTPSKDGTLVIRQSAGDKKRPVVNVSSSSSGPSVAHGQAVQAHTPPGPGNGHQEKNGFAGRIHLLPDLIQQSHHSPTSSSSSISNSPSSSSSHVSPAMSPQTPLDKLTAIETQSASNTMQKHKSSSSFTPFIDPRLLQVSPSSGSSLNNMAAFGNDGRLVDALRADPSRKGSVVNVNPVNTRPQSDTPEIRKYKKRFNSEILCAALWGVNLLVGTESGLMLLDRSGQGKVYPLISRRRIQQMDVLEGLNVLVTISGKKNKLRVYYLSWLRNKILHNDPEVEKKQGWVTVGELEGCVHYKVVKYERIKFLVLALKNSVEVYAWAPKPYHKFMAFKSFGDLVHKPLLVDLTVEEGQRLKVIYGSSNGFHAVDVDSGAVYDIYLPTHIQTNIQSHAIIILPNTDGIELLVCYEDEGVYVNTYGRITKDVVLQWGEMPTSVAYIRSNQIMGWGEKAIEIRSVETGHLDGVFMHKRAQRLKFLCERNDKVFFASVRSGGSSQVYFMTLGRTSLLSW; translated from the exons GGGAGACATGTCAAAACTGGACAGCTGGCCGCCATCAAGGTCATGGACGTCACAGAG gatgaggaggaggaaatcAAACTGGAGATCAATATGCTCAAGAAGTACTCCCATCACAGAAACATTGCCACGTACTACGGTGCTTTTATCAAGAAGAGTCCCCCGGGGCATGATGACCAACTGTGG CTGGTGATGGAGTTCTGTGGGGCGGGCTCCATCACAGACCTGGTGAAGAACACTAAAGGCAACCAGCTCAAGGAGGACTGGATCGCCTACATCTCCAGAGAAATCCTCCGG gGACTGGCCCACCTGCACGCCCACCACGTCATCCACCGTGACATCAAGGGACAGAACGTCCTGCTCACAGAGAACGCCGAGGTCAAGCTTG TGGACTTTGGCGTGAGCGCCCAGTTGGACCGGACGGTGGGGAGGAGGAACACATTCATCGGGACTCCCTATTGGATGGCGCCCGAGGTCATCGCCTGTGACGAGAACCCTGAGGCCACCTACGACTACAGA AGTGACTTGTGGTCAACTGGAATCACTGCCATTGAAATGGCCGAAGGAGCTCCTC CGCTGTGCGACATGCATCCGATGCGAGCACTCTTCCTCATCCCAAGGAACCCTCCCCCGCGACTCAAGTCCAAGAAGTG GTCTAAGAAGTTTTGCAGCTTCATCGAGGGCTCCCTGGTGAAGAACTACAACCAGCGCCCCCCCACCGAGCAGCTGCTCAAGCACCCGTTCATCAGAGACCAGCCCAACGAGAGGCAGGTCCGCATCCATCTCAAAGACCACATTGACCGCACCAAGaagaagaggggggagaaag atgagactgaatatgAGTACAGCGggagtgaggaggaagaggaggatgctggagagcaagagggagagccTAG CTCCATAGTGAACATGCCGGGTGAGTCGACGCTGCGTAAGGACTTCATCCGGCTGCAGCAGGAGAACAAGGAGCGCTCGGAGGCGCTGCGCCGACAGCAGCTCCTGCAGGAGCAGCAGCTCCGTGAGCAGGAGGAGTACAAGCGCCAACTACTGGCCGAGAGACAGAAACGCATTGAGCAACAGAAGGAGCAGAGGAGGCGACTGGAGGAG CAACAGCGACGCGAGCGCGAGATGAGGAGGCAGCAGGAGCGCGAGCAGCGCCGCCGCGAGCAGGAGGAGAAGAGGCGCATGGAGGAGATGGAACGACGGCGGAAAGAGGACGATGAGCGCCGGAGGGCGGAGGAGGAGAAAAGGAGGAGCGACCGTGAGCAG GAGTACATTCGTCGGCAgctggaggaggagcagaggcACCTGGAGATCCTGCAGCAGCAGCTGCTCCATGAACAGGCCATGCTCCTG GCCGACGAGCGCTTCCGAAAGAACATTCAGGGCTCCCCCCAGACCGCCCCACCCACCAAGCAGCCCCCCGTGCCCCCCCGCTCCGAACCCTTCTCTAACGGCAGCTCCTCCTCCGAGTCTGTCCCGCCTGCCATGCACCGGCCCATGGAACCACAG gTCCAGTGGTCCCACCTGGCCGCTCTTAAGAGCAGCAGCGCCGCCCCGCCCCCCGTCGTGTCTCGCTCCCATTCCTTCAGTGAACCCGCGGTTCCTAGTTTTGCACATCTCCATCTGCGCTCCCAGGAGCCCCACAACCACCACCTTCACCCCTCTGCTGCCGCACCATCAGCTGCACGCACTGACCCCCAGCCCCTCGCCTCGGGCCCCAGCGACGAGGTGCCCCCCAGG GTTCCAGTGAGGACAACGTCCAGGTCCCCTGTGCTGTCACGCAGAGACTCTCCTCTCCAGGCCTCTGCCCCGCCTAGCAACCAGGCAGTACAGAGGAACGCCGGCAG TAATGCGGAGCCACGTCTGCTGTGGGACCGAGTGGAGAAGCTGGTTCCCAGGCCCGGCAGTGGCAGCTCCTCTGGCTCCTCCAGCTCCCAGGCCGGCTCTGGGGAGAGGTTCAGAGCACGCt CATCGTCTAAGTCTGAGGGCTCCCCACTGCAACGCCCCGACAACGCTGCTAAAAAGCCTGACGACAAGAAGGACTTTGCCCGACCCAACCGGCCAGCC GACCTGACGGCCCTGGCCAAAGAGCTGCGGGCGGTGGAGGATGTGCGTCCCCCCAACAAGGTGACAGACTACTCCTCCTCCAGCGAGGAGTCAGGCACCACCGACGAAGACGATGATGAAGAAGTGGACCAGGACGCAGCAGACGAGTCCACCTCGGGAGCAGAGGATACCAGGGCCGG GAGAGGTCTGAGTAACGGAGAGACTGCATCCCTGAAGACCTTACTGGCCCACGACGACTCAGAGAACGACCTCACCACACCCTCCAAGGATGGCACCTTGGTCATCAGACAG AGCGCGGGCGACAAAAAGCGCCCGGTGGTCAAtgtctcttcatcctcctccggTCCCAGTGTGGCTCACGGTCAAGCCGTTCAAGCACATACTCCTCCCGGTCCCGGTAACGGTCACCAGGAGAAAAACGGCTTTGCCGGCCGCATTCACCTGCTGCCAGACCTTATTCAGCAGAGCCACCACTCCCCcacctcttcctcatcttccATCTCcaactccccctcctcctcctccagccaTGTCAGCCCAGCCATGTCCCCCCAGACCcccctggacaagctcactgccATCGAG ACCCAATCGGCCAGCAACACCATGCAGAAACACAAGTCTTCCTCCTCCTTCACCCCCTTCATCGACCCGCGCCTCCTGCAGGTCTCCCCCTCTAGCGGCAGCTCCCTCAACAACATGG CGGCCTTCGGGAACGACGGGAGGCTGGTGGACGCCCTGAGGGCTGACCCGTCACGTAAGGGCTCCGTGGTCAATGTGAACCCGGTCAACACACGCCCCCAGAGCGACACGCCTGAGATCCGCAAGTACAAGAAGAGGTTCAACTCTGAGATCCTGTGTGCTGCACTATGGG GTGTCAACCTGCTGGTGGGGACAGAGAGTGGTCTGATGCTGCTGGACCGTAGCGGTCAGGGGAAGGTCTACCCCCTCATCAGCCGACGGCGCATCCAGCAGATGGACGTCCTGGAGGGACTCAACGTCCTGGTCACTATATCAG ggaagaaGAACAAGTTGCGTGTGTACTACCTGTCCTGGCTGAGGAACAAGATTTTGCACAACGACCCAGAGGTGGAGAAGAAGCAGGGCTGGGTCACTGTAGGAGAGCTGGAGGGCTGTGTACACTACAAAGTTG TGAAATATGAGAGGATCAAGTTCTTGGTTCTTGCCTTGAAGAACTCTGTGGAGGTCTATGCGTGGGCCCCCAAGCCGTACCACAAGTTCATGGCCTTCAAG TCGTTTGGTGACCTGGTGCACAAGCCCCTGCTGGTTGACCTGACGGTGGAGGAGGGCCAGAGGTTAAAGGTAATCTACGGCTCCAGCAACGGCTTCCACGCCGTGGACGTGGACTCTGGGGCGGTTTACGACATCTACCTTCCCACACAC ATCCAGACCAATATCCAGTCCCATGCCATCATCATCCTGCCCAACACGGATGGTATTGAGCTGCTGGTGTGTTACGAGGATGAGGGCGTCTACGTCAACACCTACGGACGCATCACCAAAGACGTGGTGCTGCAATGGGGCGAGATGCCTACCTCAGTGG CCTACATTAGGTCCAACCAGATCATGGGCTGGGGGGAGAAGGCCATAGAGATCAGGTCTGTGGAGACAGGACACCTGGACGGGGTCTTCATGCACAAGAGAGCCCAGAGACTCAAGTTCCTGTGTGAGAGGAATGACAAG GTGTTCTTTGCGTCGGTGCGTTCTGGAGGTTCCAGCCAGGTCTACTTCATGACCCTGGGCCGTACCTCCCTGCTTAGCtggtag
- the LOC120033521 gene encoding mitogen-activated protein kinase kinase kinase kinase 4-like isoform X1, translated as MANDSPAKSLVEIDLASLRDPAGIFELVEVVGNGTYGQVYKGRHVKTGQLAAIKVMDVTEDEEEEIKLEINMLKKYSHHRNIATYYGAFIKKSPPGHDDQLWLVMEFCGAGSITDLVKNTKGNQLKEDWIAYISREILRGLAHLHAHHVIHRDIKGQNVLLTENAEVKLVDFGVSAQLDRTVGRRNTFIGTPYWMAPEVIACDENPEATYDYRSDLWSTGITAIEMAEGAPPLCDMHPMRALFLIPRNPPPRLKSKKWSKKFCSFIEGSLVKNYNQRPPTEQLLKHPFIRDQPNERQVRIHLKDHIDRTKKKRGEKDETEYEYSGSEEEEEDAGEQEGEPSSIVNMPGESTLRKDFIRLQQENKERSEALRRQQLLQEQQLREQEEYKRQLLAERQKRIEQQKEQRRRLEEGIPTRISALPVCRIPEVLSLLPPPGASQQQRREREMRRQQEREQRRREQEEKRRMEEMERRRKEDDERRRAEEEKRRSDREQEYIRRQLEEEQRHLEILQQQLLHEQAMLLADERFRKNIQGSPQTAPPTKQPPVPPRSEPFSNGSSSSESVPPAMHRPMEPQVQWSHLAALKSSSAAPPPVVSRSHSFSEPAVPSFAHLHLRSQEPHNHHLHPSAAAPSAARTDPQPLASGPSDEVPPRVPVRTTSRSPVLSRRDSPLQASAPPSNQAVQRNAGSNAEPRLLWDRVEKLVPRPGSGSSSGSSSSQAGSGERFRARSSSKSEGSPLQRPDNAAKKPDDKKDFARPNRPADLTALAKELRAVEDVRPPNKVTDYSSSSEESGTTDEDDDEEVDQDAADESTSGAEDTRAGRGLSNGETASLKTLLAHDDSENDLTTPSKDGTLVIRQSAGDKKRPVVNVSSSSSGPSVAHGQAVQAHTPPGPGNGHQEKNGFAGRIHLLPDLIQQSHHSPTSSSSSISNSPSSSSSHVSPAMSPQTPLDKLTAIETQSASNTMQKHKSSSSFTPFIDPRLLQVSPSSGSSLNNMAAFGNDGRLVDALRADPSRKGSVVNVNPVNTRPQSDTPEIRKYKKRFNSEILCAALWGVNLLVGTESGLMLLDRSGQGKVYPLISRRRIQQMDVLEGLNVLVTISGKKNKLRVYYLSWLRNKILHNDPEVEKKQGWVTVGELEGCVHYKVVKYERIKFLVLALKNSVEVYAWAPKPYHKFMAFKSFGDLVHKPLLVDLTVEEGQRLKVIYGSSNGFHAVDVDSGAVYDIYLPTHIQTNIQSHAIIILPNTDGIELLVCYEDEGVYVNTYGRITKDVVLQWGEMPTSVAYIRSNQIMGWGEKAIEIRSVETGHLDGVFMHKRAQRLKFLCERNDKVFFASVRSGGSSQVYFMTLGRTSLLSW; from the exons GGGAGACATGTCAAAACTGGACAGCTGGCCGCCATCAAGGTCATGGACGTCACAGAG gatgaggaggaggaaatcAAACTGGAGATCAATATGCTCAAGAAGTACTCCCATCACAGAAACATTGCCACGTACTACGGTGCTTTTATCAAGAAGAGTCCCCCGGGGCATGATGACCAACTGTGG CTGGTGATGGAGTTCTGTGGGGCGGGCTCCATCACAGACCTGGTGAAGAACACTAAAGGCAACCAGCTCAAGGAGGACTGGATCGCCTACATCTCCAGAGAAATCCTCCGG gGACTGGCCCACCTGCACGCCCACCACGTCATCCACCGTGACATCAAGGGACAGAACGTCCTGCTCACAGAGAACGCCGAGGTCAAGCTTG TGGACTTTGGCGTGAGCGCCCAGTTGGACCGGACGGTGGGGAGGAGGAACACATTCATCGGGACTCCCTATTGGATGGCGCCCGAGGTCATCGCCTGTGACGAGAACCCTGAGGCCACCTACGACTACAGA AGTGACTTGTGGTCAACTGGAATCACTGCCATTGAAATGGCCGAAGGAGCTCCTC CGCTGTGCGACATGCATCCGATGCGAGCACTCTTCCTCATCCCAAGGAACCCTCCCCCGCGACTCAAGTCCAAGAAGTG GTCTAAGAAGTTTTGCAGCTTCATCGAGGGCTCCCTGGTGAAGAACTACAACCAGCGCCCCCCCACCGAGCAGCTGCTCAAGCACCCGTTCATCAGAGACCAGCCCAACGAGAGGCAGGTCCGCATCCATCTCAAAGACCACATTGACCGCACCAAGaagaagaggggggagaaag atgagactgaatatgAGTACAGCGggagtgaggaggaagaggaggatgctggagagcaagagggagagccTAG CTCCATAGTGAACATGCCGGGTGAGTCGACGCTGCGTAAGGACTTCATCCGGCTGCAGCAGGAGAACAAGGAGCGCTCGGAGGCGCTGCGCCGACAGCAGCTCCTGCAGGAGCAGCAGCTCCGTGAGCAGGAGGAGTACAAGCGCCAACTACTGGCCGAGAGACAGAAACGCATTGAGCAACAGAAGGAGCAGAGGAGGCGACTGGAGGAG GGAATCCCAACTAGAATTTCAGCTCTCCCTGTGTGTCGTATCCCTGAGGTTCTctctctgttgccccctcctggTGCCTCACAGCAACAGCGACGCGAGCGCGAGATGAGGAGGCAGCAGGAGCGCGAGCAGCGCCGCCGCGAGCAGGAGGAGAAGAGGCGCATGGAGGAGATGGAACGACGGCGGAAAGAGGACGATGAGCGCCGGAGGGCGGAGGAGGAGAAAAGGAGGAGCGACCGTGAGCAG GAGTACATTCGTCGGCAgctggaggaggagcagaggcACCTGGAGATCCTGCAGCAGCAGCTGCTCCATGAACAGGCCATGCTCCTG GCCGACGAGCGCTTCCGAAAGAACATTCAGGGCTCCCCCCAGACCGCCCCACCCACCAAGCAGCCCCCCGTGCCCCCCCGCTCCGAACCCTTCTCTAACGGCAGCTCCTCCTCCGAGTCTGTCCCGCCTGCCATGCACCGGCCCATGGAACCACAG gTCCAGTGGTCCCACCTGGCCGCTCTTAAGAGCAGCAGCGCCGCCCCGCCCCCCGTCGTGTCTCGCTCCCATTCCTTCAGTGAACCCGCGGTTCCTAGTTTTGCACATCTCCATCTGCGCTCCCAGGAGCCCCACAACCACCACCTTCACCCCTCTGCTGCCGCACCATCAGCTGCACGCACTGACCCCCAGCCCCTCGCCTCGGGCCCCAGCGACGAGGTGCCCCCCAGG GTTCCAGTGAGGACAACGTCCAGGTCCCCTGTGCTGTCACGCAGAGACTCTCCTCTCCAGGCCTCTGCCCCGCCTAGCAACCAGGCAGTACAGAGGAACGCCGGCAG TAATGCGGAGCCACGTCTGCTGTGGGACCGAGTGGAGAAGCTGGTTCCCAGGCCCGGCAGTGGCAGCTCCTCTGGCTCCTCCAGCTCCCAGGCCGGCTCTGGGGAGAGGTTCAGAGCACGCt CATCGTCTAAGTCTGAGGGCTCCCCACTGCAACGCCCCGACAACGCTGCTAAAAAGCCTGACGACAAGAAGGACTTTGCCCGACCCAACCGGCCAGCC GACCTGACGGCCCTGGCCAAAGAGCTGCGGGCGGTGGAGGATGTGCGTCCCCCCAACAAGGTGACAGACTACTCCTCCTCCAGCGAGGAGTCAGGCACCACCGACGAAGACGATGATGAAGAAGTGGACCAGGACGCAGCAGACGAGTCCACCTCGGGAGCAGAGGATACCAGGGCCGG GAGAGGTCTGAGTAACGGAGAGACTGCATCCCTGAAGACCTTACTGGCCCACGACGACTCAGAGAACGACCTCACCACACCCTCCAAGGATGGCACCTTGGTCATCAGACAG AGCGCGGGCGACAAAAAGCGCCCGGTGGTCAAtgtctcttcatcctcctccggTCCCAGTGTGGCTCACGGTCAAGCCGTTCAAGCACATACTCCTCCCGGTCCCGGTAACGGTCACCAGGAGAAAAACGGCTTTGCCGGCCGCATTCACCTGCTGCCAGACCTTATTCAGCAGAGCCACCACTCCCCcacctcttcctcatcttccATCTCcaactccccctcctcctcctccagccaTGTCAGCCCAGCCATGTCCCCCCAGACCcccctggacaagctcactgccATCGAG ACCCAATCGGCCAGCAACACCATGCAGAAACACAAGTCTTCCTCCTCCTTCACCCCCTTCATCGACCCGCGCCTCCTGCAGGTCTCCCCCTCTAGCGGCAGCTCCCTCAACAACATGG CGGCCTTCGGGAACGACGGGAGGCTGGTGGACGCCCTGAGGGCTGACCCGTCACGTAAGGGCTCCGTGGTCAATGTGAACCCGGTCAACACACGCCCCCAGAGCGACACGCCTGAGATCCGCAAGTACAAGAAGAGGTTCAACTCTGAGATCCTGTGTGCTGCACTATGGG GTGTCAACCTGCTGGTGGGGACAGAGAGTGGTCTGATGCTGCTGGACCGTAGCGGTCAGGGGAAGGTCTACCCCCTCATCAGCCGACGGCGCATCCAGCAGATGGACGTCCTGGAGGGACTCAACGTCCTGGTCACTATATCAG ggaagaaGAACAAGTTGCGTGTGTACTACCTGTCCTGGCTGAGGAACAAGATTTTGCACAACGACCCAGAGGTGGAGAAGAAGCAGGGCTGGGTCACTGTAGGAGAGCTGGAGGGCTGTGTACACTACAAAGTTG TGAAATATGAGAGGATCAAGTTCTTGGTTCTTGCCTTGAAGAACTCTGTGGAGGTCTATGCGTGGGCCCCCAAGCCGTACCACAAGTTCATGGCCTTCAAG TCGTTTGGTGACCTGGTGCACAAGCCCCTGCTGGTTGACCTGACGGTGGAGGAGGGCCAGAGGTTAAAGGTAATCTACGGCTCCAGCAACGGCTTCCACGCCGTGGACGTGGACTCTGGGGCGGTTTACGACATCTACCTTCCCACACAC ATCCAGACCAATATCCAGTCCCATGCCATCATCATCCTGCCCAACACGGATGGTATTGAGCTGCTGGTGTGTTACGAGGATGAGGGCGTCTACGTCAACACCTACGGACGCATCACCAAAGACGTGGTGCTGCAATGGGGCGAGATGCCTACCTCAGTGG CCTACATTAGGTCCAACCAGATCATGGGCTGGGGGGAGAAGGCCATAGAGATCAGGTCTGTGGAGACAGGACACCTGGACGGGGTCTTCATGCACAAGAGAGCCCAGAGACTCAAGTTCCTGTGTGAGAGGAATGACAAG GTGTTCTTTGCGTCGGTGCGTTCTGGAGGTTCCAGCCAGGTCTACTTCATGACCCTGGGCCGTACCTCCCTGCTTAGCtggtag